The segment TTTGGCTTAAGAAGTTCAAAATCGATTAAGATACCCGATCCTTTTGGGGCTCGCCATCCTGTTTGGCGACAAACCTCAAATACACGAACAAGCATATTCCCGAGGCCATCATGGCCAGACAAAGTAACTGTCCCATGGTTAAACCTTCAATGATAAACCCCAATTGGGGATCGGGTTCCCTGAAAAATTCGGCTACAAACCGGAACACGCCATACGCCATCAGAAAAACCGCTAAAAGAGTTCCCGATTGTCTGAGCCGGGTTCTCAAGACCCAAAGAATTGCAAACAAAATCGGTCCTTCCAGTAGAGCCTCGTATAGCTGGGAGGGATGTCTGTGAACATCGCCGCCTCCTGGGAAAACCATGCCCCACGGTAAGTCCGTGGGTCTGCCGTACAACTCTCCGTTAATGAAGTTCCCAAGGCGCCCCAACATCAACCCCATAGGCGCAGCAAGGGCCCCGATGTCTGCAAGTTCAAAAAA is part of the Desulfomonilaceae bacterium genome and harbors:
- the lgt gene encoding prolipoprotein diacylglyceryl transferase codes for the protein MNLPERMLFDPVIFRLGPLEFRWYGLMYLIGFGIAYFVIKKELTRKNGPIPPEAAGDFLFYLILGLLVGARVGYVIFYNLPVYIHQPWEIFAIWHGGMSFHGGLIGMVVFGLIFSIKNNAPFFELADIGALAAPMGLMLGRLGNFINGELYGRPTDLPWGMVFPGGGDVHRHPSQLYEALLEGPILFAILWVLRTRLRQSGTLLAVFLMAYGVFRFVAEFFREPDPQLGFIIEGLTMGQLLCLAMMASGICLFVYLRFVAKQDGEPQKDRVS